The Mercurialis annua linkage group LG2, ddMerAnnu1.2, whole genome shotgun sequence genome contains a region encoding:
- the LOC126668936 gene encoding putative F-box/LRR-repeat protein At3g18150 gives MGFSSTSSLFSINHIMCKDLSSKLHIFSIEININELHKLYPSIESWLQLAVGRAVESLTLDFPDGFDSLLNRGSAERISCYLLPQFIYSNSHIRILTTTLCEFVPHGRISWSTLKELSIQRATLNDEVIQNILNGTPLLENLQMIFCYGFKLLDLSLKPKLKTLVINVNEFVYGGSDDDFELKIVGPYVETLKISGSWENFKCKLMNMSSLVKAALDFELMDDGEDSREKYQNMGKELIENVIPAQQLQLTKFSTQILSTLRMDVMAPLSLNLKSLHVEFRGEKYLPGIERVLQCSHKLEKLIIFFDYTYGRRSSMFPSPFPCNLDHGKDWTTAEIPSCLDSHLTTIVISGVLKSRVVLEFLQFLLMNSNILEKMILSGFHHQKALKWAEKLSRFPRSSQQAVFLVAPK, from the exons ATGGGATTCTCATCCACATCCTCTCTTTTTTCCATCAACCACATTATGTGCAAAGACTTGTCTTCAAAGCTCCACATATTCTCCAtcgaaattaatataaatgagTTACACAAACTGTATCCGTCAATTGAGTCGTGGCTTCAATTAGCTGTGGGAAGGGCAGTTGAGTCCCTTACATTAGATTTCCCCGACGGTTTTGATAGCCTGCTTAATCGTGGCTCTGCTGAGAGAATTTCATGTTATTTGTTGCCTCAGTTCATATACTCTAATTCACATATCCGAATTTTAACTACTACGCTTTGTGAATTTGTGCCTCATGGGAGAATTTCATGGTCAACACTCAAAGAGTTGAGCATACAGCGAGCAACTTTGAATGATGAAGTCATTCAAAACATTTTGAATGGGACTCCACTTCTTGAAAACTTGCAGATGATCTTCTGCTACGGATTCAAATTGCTCGACTTATCTTTAAAACCTAAGTTGAAAACGTTGGTCATAAACGTTAATGAATTTGTTTATGGGGGTAGCGATGATGATTTTGAGCTTAAAATTGTGGGTCCTTATGTTGAGACATTGAAAATATCCGGGAGCTGGGAAAATTTCAAGTGTAAGTTGATGAATATGTCATCTTTAGTTAAAGCTGCCCTGGATTTTGAACTTATGGATGATGGAGAGGATTCCCGAGAGAAGTATCAAAATATGGGCAAGGAGCTCATTGAGAATGTTATTCCTGCTCAGCAACTACAACTAACAAAATTCAGTACTCAG ATTCTCTCAACATTGAGGATGGATGTTATGGCGCCTCTATCATTAAATTTGAAATCTTTACATGTCGAATTTCGCGGTGAAAAGTACCTCCCTGGGATTGAACGCGTACTTCAATGCTCACATAAGCTGGAgaagttaattatatttttcgaCTATACATATGGGAGAAGGTCTTCTATG TTTCCGTCTCCGTTTCCGTGCAACTTAGATCATGGAAAGGATTGGACTACTGCAGAGATACCGAGTTGTTTGGATTCCCATCTCACGACTATTGTGATATCTGGTGTATTAAAAAGTAGAGTTGTATTGGAATTTCTGCAGTTCTTGCTTATGAATTCAAATATATTGGAGAAGATGATCTTATCTGGTTTTCACCATCAAAAAGCTTTGAAATGGGCTGAGAAGCTGTCAAGATTTCCAAGGTCTTCTCAGCAAGCAGTGTTTCTAGTAGCTCCTAAATAA